The following coding sequences are from one Lysinibacillus sp. FSL W8-0992 window:
- a CDS encoding SMI1/KNR4 family protein, whose amino-acid sequence MEQKLIDQLIAWHEVDEHQRIIDSLLAIPEEERDYEAISIMARAYNNSGLYEEALRQFGKIAEAGKQDSLWHYRVGFALYYLQRYEEAVQAFSRSDQLEPGVQSTEYFLRQSTHKAEKQKKEELRLAKKKDSLARGGSFAKKIPFSDMFLTDFWDDSEYARTSYQCDPPTDELIDSIEKELGYKLPSSYIYLMKQQNGGVPMNTCFPTEDPTSWAEDHIAITGIAGIGREKSYSLCGDLGSPFMIEEWGYPDIGVVICDCPSAGHDVVMLDYRACGRNGEPEVIHVDQEDDYEITFLADNFEEFIKGLVSEEQYDTSEEDKEIALDKVARGKFSPLLEELCSQVTEVAQVEQKIRNICTRIVEEKGHFSFHADELSYDMYDVQFWLYTKSYPDTNYDQYVSIYQNIIAFGGEFGQGGYAPAFITDWLDHRLKEGRIVKNLGIIHFTDSYIDEVINKLKEA is encoded by the coding sequence ATGGAACAAAAGCTAATTGATCAATTGATTGCATGGCATGAAGTAGACGAACATCAGCGAATTATCGATTCGCTTTTAGCAATTCCTGAAGAAGAGCGCGACTATGAAGCAATTAGTATTATGGCAAGAGCCTATAACAATTCGGGGCTTTACGAAGAAGCGCTCCGTCAATTCGGTAAGATTGCTGAGGCTGGCAAACAGGATTCTCTATGGCATTATCGGGTTGGCTTTGCTCTTTATTATTTACAGCGATATGAGGAAGCAGTCCAAGCTTTTAGCAGGTCAGATCAATTAGAGCCTGGTGTTCAAAGTACGGAATATTTTTTGAGACAGAGTACTCATAAAGCGGAGAAGCAAAAAAAAGAAGAACTCCGCCTTGCCAAAAAGAAAGATTCCTTGGCGCGTGGCGGTTCCTTTGCAAAGAAAATTCCTTTTTCAGACATGTTTCTAACTGATTTCTGGGATGACAGCGAGTACGCAAGAACATCCTACCAATGTGATCCCCCTACGGATGAACTAATCGACTCTATAGAAAAAGAACTTGGTTATAAGCTCCCCTCCTCTTATATTTATCTTATGAAGCAGCAAAATGGTGGGGTGCCAATGAACACTTGCTTTCCAACAGAGGACCCTACATCCTGGGCTGAGGATCATATTGCCATTACAGGAATTGCGGGTATTGGGCGCGAGAAAAGCTATTCCCTGTGCGGAGATTTGGGTAGTCCGTTTATGATTGAGGAATGGGGATATCCAGACATTGGAGTCGTAATCTGTGATTGTCCTTCAGCCGGTCATGATGTTGTGATGCTAGACTATCGAGCTTGCGGTAGGAATGGTGAACCTGAAGTTATTCATGTCGACCAAGAAGATGATTATGAGATTACCTTCCTTGCTGACAATTTTGAAGAGTTTATTAAAGGCTTAGTGAGCGAAGAACAATATGATACTTCTGAAGAAGACAAAGAAATAGCTCTTGATAAAGTAGCGCGCGGCAAATTTTCTCCTCTGCTAGAGGAGTTGTGCTCTCAGGTAACTGAAGTGGCTCAGGTGGAACAAAAAATTCGCAACATATGTACACGAATTGTCGAAGAGAAAGGCCATTTTAGTTTTCATGCAGATGAATTATCCTATGACATGTATGATGTGCAGTTTTGGTTATATACCAAGTCGTATCCAGACACTAATTACGATCAATATGTATCCATTTATCAGAACATCATCGCATTTGGCGGAGAATTCGGTCAAGGTGGATATGCTCCTGCCTTTATTACAGATTGGCTTGATCACCGCCTGAAGGAAGGACGTATTGTAAAAAATCTCGGGATTATTCACTTTACCGATTCCTATATAGATGAAGTAATTAATAAATTAAAAGAAGCCTAA
- a CDS encoding flavodoxin family protein, giving the protein MKIVTFIGSSRNGGNSELLTDIALKDITHKKIYLKDLDIRPIEDLRHTKDGFQVIKDDYDNVIEELQNSDIVIFATPIYWYSMSGIMKNMVDRFSQSIRDNRFPDLKERLKKIRTIVVIVGGDKPRIKGLPLIQQFQYTFEFLEMSLWSYIIGEANKPGEIMDDKYALSQAALLNENIKSLLYKEGE; this is encoded by the coding sequence ATGAAAATTGTAACTTTTATTGGAAGTTCAAGGAATGGCGGAAATAGTGAGCTATTAACAGATATAGCACTAAAAGATATTACGCATAAAAAAATTTATTTAAAAGATTTAGATATTAGACCAATTGAAGATTTACGTCATACAAAAGATGGTTTTCAAGTAATTAAAGATGATTATGATAATGTGATTGAGGAATTACAAAATAGCGACATTGTAATTTTTGCAACGCCAATATATTGGTACAGCATGTCGGGAATAATGAAAAACATGGTTGACCGATTTAGCCAATCAATACGAGATAATCGTTTCCCTGATTTAAAAGAACGATTAAAAAAAATACGAACAATCGTCGTAATCGTAGGTGGTGATAAACCGAGAATCAAGGGCTTACCACTTATTCAGCAGTTTCAATACACATTTGAATTTTTAGAAATGTCATTATGGTCATATATTATTGGGGAAGCAAATAAACCTGGCGAAATCATGGATGATAAATACGCATTATCACAAGCTGCTTTGTTGAATGAAAATATAAAGTCACTGCTTTATAAGGAAGGGGAGTAA
- a CDS encoding DUF6508 domain-containing protein, translated as MVFDWKSWLNENEIYKNIANDIEEHVMKADLDTLRKLMTSYIRGDRFNEGLFEGVIINGHVTKILTRLRELMANCNNN; from the coding sequence ATTGTATTTGATTGGAAGAGTTGGTTGAATGAAAATGAAATTTATAAGAATATAGCAAACGATATAGAAGAGCATGTTATGAAGGCTGATTTAGATACTCTTCGAAAATTAATGACAAGCTATATACGTGGAGATCGATTTAATGAAGGACTATTCGAAGGCGTAATAATAAATGGACATGTAACTAAGATACTAACTAGACTTAGAGAATTAATGGCGAATTGTAATAATAATTAG
- a CDS encoding MerR family transcriptional regulator produces MKNRFSIGEMAKLHNTTIKTLRYYDEIDLLKPVHTDSNNGYRYYSTEQFEQVNTINYLKELGFSLKEIKRHLDHRDINGFLHLLEEQQRLTEVKIKELEQINRRFQHRIKDIKLAQEIKALEVPFIKEIKERKIVRLMEKISSEPQLEVSLRQLENSSNMNSSIFIGGVGLTISIRDLLNNKFNEYNSIFILVEEDDIQSPLVTTLPEGKYACIYYNGNHNNSPKHYKSLLNCIKDNGFQIIGDTIERTIIDHYISERKEDYLTEIQIPIKC; encoded by the coding sequence ATGAAAAATAGATTTTCAATTGGAGAAATGGCTAAGCTTCATAATACAACCATTAAAACTCTTCGATATTATGATGAAATTGACTTGTTAAAACCTGTACATACAGATAGCAACAACGGTTATAGATACTATTCAACGGAACAATTTGAACAAGTGAATACTATAAATTATTTAAAGGAATTAGGTTTTTCATTAAAGGAAATTAAAAGACATCTGGATCACAGGGATATCAACGGTTTTTTGCATCTCTTAGAGGAACAGCAACGATTAACTGAAGTAAAAATTAAAGAACTGGAACAAATTAACCGCAGATTTCAACATCGAATCAAGGATATAAAATTAGCACAAGAAATAAAGGCATTAGAAGTTCCATTCATAAAGGAAATAAAAGAAAGGAAGATAGTAAGGTTAATGGAAAAAATCAGTTCAGAACCTCAACTGGAAGTTTCTCTACGACAACTAGAGAATTCGTCCAATATGAATTCTTCTATATTTATTGGGGGAGTCGGTTTAACAATTAGTATTCGTGATCTATTGAATAACAAGTTTAATGAATATAACTCCATCTTTATTTTAGTCGAGGAAGATGATATTCAAAGTCCTTTAGTAACAACTCTTCCGGAAGGAAAGTATGCGTGTATTTATTATAATGGAAATCATAATAATTCTCCTAAACATTATAAATCCTTGCTGAATTGTATAAAAGATAATGGTTTTCAAATTATCGGAGACACCATTGAAAGGACAATCATTGACCATTATATTTCTGAAAGGAAAGAAGACTATCTGACAGAAATTCAAATACCAATAAAGTGTTGA
- a CDS encoding DUF1963 domain-containing protein translates to MLKYAMELLASNNESEAEDILLSLVCYRDDNISDALPELIERGLFDNPILYKDAPQGIRNLLLEQVKWDEDNRNHLLLVLGWIGDTVVTEHFREWQMQPPTWAEQLFVTPETYALDGGWELTPDGKKRNLINHLCYAIRQADQQLDNLNEDHHAHFLESSHLTCPWCNRELTKLMDVATSHPSLKYLNLQMENLQVITCDVCGGFSTIYMELDNHSVPVWSRHNQKPAYLPDIDDLSSEAETVPSLVLSQGAQSPYYAAVWTMSQFDSQIGGHPSWVQEPEYPLCPCCERRMQFIGQMDYADFDEYAEGIFYMFICPKDSMTATVYQQS, encoded by the coding sequence ATGCTGAAATATGCAATGGAATTACTCGCTAGTAACAATGAAAGTGAAGCAGAGGATATTTTATTATCTCTAGTGTGCTATCGGGATGATAATATATCAGATGCTTTGCCTGAGCTTATAGAGCGCGGCTTGTTTGATAATCCGATTCTTTATAAAGATGCACCACAAGGCATACGAAATCTACTTTTAGAGCAGGTGAAATGGGATGAAGACAACCGAAATCATCTCCTCCTAGTACTCGGCTGGATTGGTGATACTGTTGTTACAGAGCATTTTCGGGAATGGCAAATGCAGCCACCAACATGGGCGGAGCAGTTGTTTGTAACGCCTGAAACGTACGCACTTGATGGAGGATGGGAGCTTACCCCAGACGGAAAGAAGCGTAATCTAATTAACCATTTATGTTATGCAATTAGGCAAGCAGACCAACAGTTGGATAATCTAAACGAAGACCATCATGCTCATTTTCTAGAGTCAAGCCATTTAACGTGTCCATGGTGTAACAGGGAGTTAACGAAGTTGATGGACGTAGCTACCTCCCATCCGTCATTAAAATATCTCAACTTGCAGATGGAGAACCTACAGGTCATAACCTGTGATGTATGTGGGGGCTTTAGCACCATATACATGGAATTGGACAATCATAGCGTGCCTGTTTGGAGCCGCCATAATCAAAAACCTGCTTATCTTCCTGATATCGATGACCTTAGCAGTGAAGCGGAAACCGTACCTAGTTTAGTCCTTTCGCAAGGAGCGCAATCACCGTATTATGCTGCAGTTTGGACGATGTCACAATTTGATTCGCAGATTGGTGGCCATCCAAGCTGGGTACAAGAGCCGGAGTATCCGCTTTGTCCTTGTTGTGAACGAAGAATGCAATTCATTGGGCAGATGGATTATGCTGATTTCGACGAATATGCAGAAGGTATTTTTTATATGTTTATATGTCCAAAAGACAGTATGACAGCAACGGTATATCAGCAAAGCTAA
- a CDS encoding winged helix-turn-helix transcriptional regulator: MQKLYNIGVEATLEVIGGKWKPIILCHLNHHGKIRTNEFRRLIPKISQKMLTSQLRELEQAGLIDRKVFNQVPPKVEYSLTPYGEGMEPILNMLCTWGENHIEVLQEKGEDVVLKQRDEDIAIAMKQTS; encoded by the coding sequence ATGCAAAAATTATATAATATTGGTGTTGAAGCGACGCTTGAAGTAATCGGCGGAAAATGGAAACCGATTATTCTTTGTCATTTAAACCACCATGGTAAAATTCGAACAAATGAGTTTCGACGATTGATTCCAAAAATTTCACAAAAGATGCTTACAAGCCAATTACGAGAGTTAGAGCAAGCTGGACTAATCGATCGCAAAGTCTTTAATCAAGTACCGCCCAAAGTTGAATATTCCTTAACGCCTTATGGAGAAGGAATGGAACCTATTTTGAACATGCTTTGCACTTGGGGCGAAAATCATATTGAAGTATTACAGGAAAAAGGCGAAGATGTCGTTTTAAAACAACGTGATGAAGATATCGCTATCGCTATGAAGCAAACATCATAA
- a CDS encoding RNA polymerase sigma factor, with amino-acid sequence MHHSLEVHDALHRALDLYSHSLIKVAFAYLKNVADAEEVAQEVFLTYLQNPPVFNNDEHEKAWLIRTTINKSKNMLKTGWFRSRNPIPEDLSYLPKEENELLQAVLALDKKYRIPIHLHYYEGYTIQEIAEILQAKPATVGTWLARGRLHLKEKIGGLENEEVCL; translated from the coding sequence GTGCATCATTCTCTAGAAGTTCATGACGCATTGCATCGGGCTCTGGACTTATACTCCCATAGTCTGATAAAAGTGGCATTCGCATATTTAAAAAATGTAGCGGACGCTGAAGAGGTTGCACAGGAGGTATTTTTAACTTATTTGCAGAATCCCCCTGTATTCAACAACGATGAACATGAAAAAGCTTGGCTCATACGCACTACCATTAACAAAAGCAAAAATATGCTGAAAACCGGCTGGTTCCGCAGCAGAAATCCAATTCCTGAGGATTTAAGCTACCTCCCTAAGGAAGAGAACGAGTTATTACAGGCAGTATTAGCTCTAGATAAAAAATATCGGATTCCTATCCATCTGCACTATTATGAGGGATATACGATTCAGGAAATTGCAGAGATCCTACAGGCTAAGCCAGCAACAGTAGGGACTTGGCTTGCGCGTGGACGCCTTCATTTAAAAGAAAAGATTGGAGGGCTTGAGAATGAGGAAGTCTGTCTATAA
- a CDS encoding LysR family transcriptional regulator — protein sequence MEIKHLQTFLTAAKTLNFTQTAKILDYAQSSITAQIKSLEDELGTTLFERLGKRIYLTKAGIELTQYAEKIIQLDEEMRYAVTGDSELNAFFTIGAQESQCTYRLPRILKAFKLLHPQVELIFKPVHASEIAKNLLQTDHLDLAFITDTRKIMSTLYTETLLEEDLVLVVSPTHHLNHTEKLTLEEIAQETILLTEKGCSYRTQFENKLQQEGIFPRHVIEFVSIEAIKQCVIAELGISLLPKMVVEKELISGTLIELPIALNLNPIYTEIAWHKDKNIPPYLNDFIQIVRQEYKSFYKK from the coding sequence ATGGAAATTAAACATTTACAAACATTCTTAACCGCAGCAAAGACGTTAAACTTTACTCAAACTGCCAAAATATTAGATTACGCACAATCAAGTATTACCGCACAAATAAAATCATTAGAAGATGAGTTAGGAACAACATTATTTGAGCGATTAGGCAAACGAATATACCTTACAAAAGCAGGAATAGAATTAACACAATATGCCGAAAAAATAATTCAGCTTGACGAAGAAATGCGGTATGCAGTAACAGGTGATAGCGAATTAAACGCATTTTTTACAATAGGTGCTCAAGAAAGTCAATGCACATATCGACTACCGAGAATACTAAAGGCATTTAAGCTGCTACATCCTCAAGTGGAACTAATCTTTAAACCAGTCCATGCGAGTGAAATTGCAAAGAACCTACTCCAAACTGATCATTTAGACTTGGCATTCATCACCGATACTCGAAAGATAATGTCAACACTCTATACTGAAACGTTACTAGAAGAGGATTTAGTGTTAGTTGTATCCCCAACCCATCATTTGAATCATACAGAAAAGCTAACATTAGAAGAAATAGCACAAGAAACGATATTATTAACTGAAAAAGGCTGTTCTTACCGAACACAATTTGAAAATAAGCTACAGCAAGAAGGCATATTTCCAAGGCATGTCATTGAATTTGTCAGTATAGAAGCTATAAAACAATGTGTTATAGCAGAATTAGGTATTTCTCTACTTCCTAAAATGGTAGTAGAAAAAGAGCTTATTAGTGGAACACTAATAGAACTACCAATCGCTTTAAACTTAAACCCAATTTATACAGAAATAGCTTGGCACAAGGATAAAAATATACCGCCTTACTTAAATGATTTTATTCAAATTGTTCGCCAAGAATATAAAAGCTTCTATAAAAAGTAG
- a CDS encoding ankyrin repeat domain-containing protein yields MGKKKKTLPKNFDELIEAGDITALKEVFMKCDLDARGGYSKSTALSFFNIPDELVRWLVEQGADINASDSYGRTALHNHAISWCGNIELLLELGADIEAFDYQNETPLFAAAASFKPNAVHTLIANGANSSAENKMKQTPLEKALAICKNIDIVNMAKVADILLNARVTVTQEMKESIKRIGTDFEFHREGFNKDYLNQTDEGLLHLYELFDVPPVGKRNTHDSASPIEVNTKGWQAQHNELWSLLIPSQGHAKTVQGEVIRITGKVSYEILNNGAINWDNQYRKMLSSLNHYFSMGTPLHDAALQEAEALIKALRNGNGRDEPARLCELAVCWVLSNLNPITLQQPDYKR; encoded by the coding sequence ATGGGCAAGAAGAAAAAGACCTTACCGAAAAATTTTGATGAACTAATTGAAGCAGGGGATATAACAGCTTTAAAAGAGGTATTTATGAAATGCGATTTAGATGCTCGTGGCGGTTACAGCAAATCAACAGCCTTGAGCTTTTTCAATATACCGGATGAATTGGTTCGTTGGCTCGTGGAACAAGGTGCTGATATAAATGCTAGTGATAGTTATGGAAGAACGGCTCTACATAATCATGCAATAAGTTGGTGCGGTAATATTGAATTGCTGCTTGAGTTGGGTGCAGATATAGAAGCCTTTGATTATCAAAATGAGACACCTTTATTTGCAGCTGCAGCTTCTTTTAAGCCAAATGCTGTTCACACGCTGATTGCTAACGGGGCAAATAGTAGCGCAGAAAATAAGATGAAACAGACGCCCTTAGAAAAAGCTTTGGCAATATGTAAAAATATTGATATCGTCAATATGGCGAAAGTTGCCGATATTTTGCTTAATGCTAGAGTAACAGTAACGCAGGAAATGAAAGAGTCTATTAAACGAATTGGAACGGACTTTGAATTTCATAGAGAAGGTTTTAATAAAGACTATTTGAATCAAACAGATGAGGGACTTTTACATCTATATGAGCTATTTGATGTTCCTCCAGTAGGGAAACGAAATACTCACGATAGCGCCTCTCCAATAGAAGTAAATACAAAGGGATGGCAAGCACAACATAATGAACTTTGGAGTTTATTAATTCCATCACAAGGACATGCGAAGACCGTACAAGGTGAGGTTATCCGTATTACTGGTAAAGTATCATACGAAATTTTAAATAACGGCGCAATCAATTGGGATAATCAATATCGTAAAATGCTTAGTAGTCTAAACCATTACTTTAGCATGGGTACACCATTACATGATGCTGCACTGCAGGAGGCAGAAGCATTAATAAAAGCACTTCGCAATGGAAATGGTCGTGATGAACCAGCGAGGCTGTGTGAACTGGCAGTGTGCTGGGTACTCAGTAATTTGAATCCTATAACTTTGCAACAGCCCGACTATAAGCGATAA
- a CDS encoding DUF554 domain-containing protein yields MFGTIFNTMMIIIGSIVGSVFKNGIKDDYHNILMQAMGLAAMGLGINALVQHLPSSKYPVLFIVSLAVGGLIGQKLNLELKFNALVNKYSKGNLAEGLSTAILLFCIGTLSILGPVEAALKGDYTYLLANGILDGITSIVLATTFGIGIAISGIVLFVWQGSIYLIAILMGSSINNDLLNELTIIGGILILASGLSILGIKKFNTLNLLPALLIPVIVFLFI; encoded by the coding sequence ATGTTTGGAACAATATTTAATACAATGATGATAATAATCGGAAGCATTGTTGGAAGCGTCTTTAAAAATGGGATAAAAGATGATTATCATAATATCCTTATGCAGGCTATGGGCTTAGCTGCTATGGGATTAGGAATAAATGCACTTGTACAACATTTACCTTCAAGCAAATATCCGGTACTTTTTATTGTAAGTTTAGCTGTAGGTGGATTAATCGGCCAAAAACTTAATTTGGAATTAAAATTTAATGCTTTAGTTAATAAATATTCTAAAGGCAATTTAGCAGAAGGGTTATCGACGGCTATTTTATTATTTTGTATTGGCACATTATCTATATTAGGTCCTGTAGAGGCTGCGTTAAAGGGAGATTATACGTATCTACTTGCAAATGGTATATTAGATGGCATTACTTCGATTGTTTTAGCAACTACATTTGGTATTGGGATAGCTATATCAGGAATTGTGTTATTTGTATGGCAAGGTTCCATTTATTTAATTGCTATTTTAATGGGGAGCTCCATCAATAATGATCTTCTAAATGAATTGACAATTATAGGAGGTATATTAATTTTAGCGTCAGGTTTAAGTATTTTGGGCATTAAAAAATTTAATACTTTAAATCTTTTGCCAGCATTACTTATTCCAGTAATTGTATTTTTATTTATCTAG
- a CDS encoding zinc-dependent alcohol dehydrogenase family protein, translating to MKALVFAGPGKKELREVEKPRVVKDGDAVVRLVKTTICGTDLHILGGDVPAVKEGTILGHEGIGIVEEVGAGVSNFKVGDRVIISCVTSCGKCHYCKKSLYAHCEDGGWILGHLINGTQAEYVHIPHADNSLYHIPKGISDDAAVMISDILPTGLEIGVLNGQVSPGDVVAIVGAGPIGMSALLTSQFYSPSKIIMIDLDDNRLEESKKFGATDTINSRDAQAAIDKIFDITDGRGVDVAIEAVGYPATFDICQRILSPGGRLANVGVHGKPVDLQLQDLWIRNVTISTGLVSTSTTPMLIKTLETGKIKPEGLATHRFKFEKMIEAYETFANAAKENALKIIIDFE from the coding sequence ATGAAAGCATTAGTATTTGCGGGACCAGGTAAAAAGGAATTGCGTGAAGTTGAAAAACCACGTGTAGTGAAAGACGGCGATGCAGTCGTTCGTCTTGTGAAAACAACAATTTGTGGTACGGACTTACACATTTTAGGCGGCGATGTACCTGCCGTTAAAGAGGGGACAATTTTAGGTCATGAAGGTATCGGAATCGTAGAAGAGGTAGGCGCAGGCGTATCAAACTTCAAAGTGGGCGATAGGGTCATTATTTCTTGCGTGACTTCATGTGGTAAATGTCATTATTGTAAAAAATCATTATATGCACATTGTGAAGACGGTGGCTGGATTTTAGGTCACTTAATCAATGGTACTCAAGCAGAATATGTTCATATACCACATGCAGATAATTCTCTTTACCACATACCTAAAGGGATTTCAGATGATGCTGCTGTCATGATTTCTGATATTTTACCAACAGGTTTGGAAATTGGTGTATTAAATGGTCAAGTTTCACCTGGTGATGTAGTAGCCATTGTAGGTGCTGGTCCAATCGGTATGTCTGCATTATTAACTTCGCAATTTTATTCTCCTTCTAAAATCATTATGATAGATCTCGACGATAACCGTTTAGAAGAATCCAAGAAATTCGGTGCGACTGATACAATCAATTCACGTGATGCACAAGCTGCAATTGATAAAATTTTTGACATTACGGATGGTCGTGGCGTGGACGTCGCGATCGAAGCGGTGGGCTATCCTGCAACATTCGATATTTGCCAACGTATTTTATCACCTGGAGGACGTTTAGCAAACGTAGGTGTACATGGCAAACCTGTCGATCTACAATTACAAGATTTATGGATTCGGAACGTTACAATTTCCACAGGCTTAGTGTCTACAAGCACAACGCCAATGCTAATTAAAACTTTGGAAACAGGGAAAATTAAGCCAGAGGGATTAGCAACACATCGTTTCAAATTTGAAAAAATGATTGAAGCATACGAAACATTCGCTAATGCCGCGAAAGAGAATGCATTAAAGATCATTATAGATTTTGAATAA
- a CDS encoding aldo/keto reductase gives MMNHLQDTITLNNGLQMPGMGLGVFQVENDATAEMVKNAIEVGYRSIDTAAIYGNEAGVGEGIKLALASTGLRREDLFITSKVWNDGLSYDETIAAYEESLQKLGLDYLDLYLIHWPGKDKYAESWRALEDLYEQGKIKAIAVCNFTVAHLEKLLSFARIKPVINQVEFHPRLQQVELRAFCDKHQIQLEAWAPLMQGGLLEDETISKIATKYGKSIAQVILRWDVQNGVITIPKSVRRERMMQNADIFDFHLTDEEMATINSMNLEQRVGPNPDDFDFAL, from the coding sequence ATAATGAATCATTTACAAGATACAATCACATTAAATAACGGGCTACAAATGCCTGGTATGGGGTTAGGTGTTTTTCAAGTAGAGAATGATGCTACTGCAGAGATGGTTAAAAACGCTATCGAGGTTGGATATCGAAGCATCGATACTGCTGCAATTTATGGCAATGAAGCGGGTGTAGGGGAAGGTATAAAACTAGCGTTAGCATCTACTGGTTTACGTCGTGAAGACCTGTTTATTACATCAAAAGTATGGAATGATGGATTAAGCTATGACGAAACAATTGCTGCATATGAAGAGAGTCTACAAAAATTAGGGTTAGATTATTTAGATCTTTACCTTATTCATTGGCCAGGTAAAGATAAGTATGCTGAATCTTGGAGAGCGCTTGAAGATTTATATGAACAAGGCAAGATTAAAGCAATTGCCGTATGTAACTTCACTGTAGCACATTTAGAAAAATTATTATCATTTGCTCGTATTAAACCTGTTATCAATCAAGTGGAATTCCACCCACGCTTACAGCAAGTGGAGCTTCGTGCATTTTGTGACAAGCACCAAATTCAACTAGAAGCATGGGCACCTTTAATGCAAGGCGGGCTTCTTGAAGATGAGACCATTTCTAAAATCGCTACAAAATATGGGAAATCAATCGCTCAAGTTATTTTGCGTTGGGATGTCCAAAATGGAGTGATCACAATTCCAAAATCTGTGCGTAGAGAACGCATGATGCAAAATGCCGATATTTTTGACTTTCATTTAACAGACGAAGAAATGGCTACTATCAATTCAATGAACCTTGAACAACGTGTTGGACCAAACCCAGATGACTTTGACTTTGCGCTATAA
- a CDS encoding Imm10 family immunity protein, whose protein sequence is MSILLKASFVYFSIDDETVLIGFADDEFETKEYVLFQKSLWIEDIPILNKVHITINSENRSAYGEILRIILSRKFISIFLSKDTASSLGVSDSIDIEYDIDEKEFKILISHIQKLNVNQDIIIEVK, encoded by the coding sequence ATGTCAATTTTATTAAAAGCATCATTTGTTTATTTTAGTATTGACGACGAGACCGTATTAATTGGATTTGCAGATGATGAATTTGAGACAAAGGAATATGTGCTATTTCAAAAGTCATTATGGATTGAAGACATACCCATCTTAAATAAGGTTCATATTACTATTAATAGTGAAAATAGATCAGCGTATGGGGAAATATTAAGGATAATACTTAGTCGAAAGTTTATTTCAATCTTTTTATCAAAAGATACTGCAAGTTCACTTGGCGTATCTGATTCCATTGATATTGAATATGATATAGATGAAAAAGAATTCAAAATCTTAATAAGTCACATTCAAAAGCTAAATGTAAATCAAGACATAATAATTGAGGTTAAGTAG